From a region of the Thiomicrorhabdus sp. genome:
- the pyrR gene encoding bifunctional pyr operon transcriptional regulator/uracil phosphoribosyltransferase PyrR, with amino-acid sequence MTELDIDVPKLITQICEEIQQKAIFNKSPKMIGIRTGGEWVAQKLHKQLNLEDELGVIDISFYRDDFSKMGLNPTVKPSSIPWDIEDQHIILVDDVLYTGRTTRAALNEIFDFGRPASVTLVTLLDRKGCRELPFQADIIGTSLECSQTIKLTGPDPLVVTILQNDEETA; translated from the coding sequence ATGACCGAACTCGATATTGATGTTCCAAAACTGATTACCCAAATCTGTGAAGAAATTCAACAAAAAGCCATATTTAACAAATCACCCAAAATGATTGGTATTCGTACAGGTGGTGAATGGGTTGCCCAAAAACTTCATAAACAACTAAATTTAGAAGATGAATTAGGTGTCATTGATATCTCATTTTACCGAGATGACTTCTCAAAAATGGGCCTTAACCCTACTGTCAAACCATCTAGTATTCCATGGGACATTGAAGACCAGCATATTATTTTAGTGGACGATGTTCTTTATACTGGCCGCACCACTCGTGCCGCTCTTAATGAAATTTTTGATTTTGGTCGCCCTGCAAGTGTCACTTTAGTGACCTTACTAGACCGTAAAGGTTGCCGCGAATTGCCCTTTCAGGCTGATATTATCGGTACCAGTTTGGAGTGCAGTCAGACCATTAAATTAACTGGGCCAGACCCGCTAGTAGTTACCATTTTACAAAACGATGAGGAAACGGCATGA
- the ruvX gene encoding Holliday junction resolvase RuvX has translation MPSKNKRNNSKPEGVIIGFDFGLKRIGVAIGQTITQTASPEAIVNSKDGKPDWQHITSLFEQWQPVAIVVGLPMRLDGSEQALTQPARKFGQRLHGRYQRPVFYIEEQLSSIEAEHRGLKQKHIDDHAAQILLENWLQAL, from the coding sequence ATGCCTAGCAAAAATAAACGAAACAATAGCAAGCCCGAAGGCGTTATTATTGGGTTTGATTTTGGTCTAAAGCGTATAGGTGTTGCTATTGGGCAAACCATTACCCAAACGGCCAGCCCAGAAGCCATTGTAAATAGTAAAGATGGCAAACCTGATTGGCAACACATCACATCCCTGTTTGAACAGTGGCAGCCTGTGGCCATCGTGGTAGGCCTACCAATGCGATTAGATGGTTCTGAACAAGCATTGACTCAACCTGCTCGCAAATTTGGTCAAAGGCTACATGGTCGCTATCAACGGCCAGTATTTTATATTGAAGAACAGTTAAGCTCGATTGAAGCAGAACACCGCGGTTTAAAGCAAAAACACATTGATGACCATGCCGCACAAATTTTATTAGAAAACTGGTTGCAAGCCCTATAA
- a CDS encoding YqgE/AlgH family protein yields the protein MNQMQSLEHHFLIAMPALENSWFEKTVIYIVEDNQHGTMGLVINLPHKNLNIRELLEHFDLPIHEGSDYLEDQVLIGGPVDLERGFILHDSQGQWKSSMDLPDNLSMTVSEDFLDALSEDLAPKNFITCLGFSGWEPGQLAQEIQENSWLTIPFNHSLLFETPIDKRWEVALGTLGISPEFLSSEAGHA from the coding sequence ATGAATCAAATGCAATCATTAGAACATCACTTTCTTATCGCCATGCCTGCTCTTGAAAATAGCTGGTTTGAAAAAACCGTTATTTATATCGTAGAAGACAACCAGCACGGCACTATGGGTCTGGTGATTAACCTACCTCATAAAAACCTCAATATCAGAGAGCTTTTAGAACATTTCGATTTACCTATTCATGAAGGCTCTGACTACTTAGAAGATCAAGTCCTAATAGGTGGCCCGGTTGACTTAGAGCGTGGCTTTATTTTGCATGATTCTCAAGGCCAATGGAAAAGCTCTATGGATTTACCGGACAATCTCAGCATGACCGTTTCCGAAGATTTTTTAGATGCACTCAGTGAAGACCTGGCCCCTAAAAACTTTATTACTTGTTTAGGTTTTTCAGGTTGGGAACCAGGACAACTTGCTCAAGAAATTCAAGAAAACAGCTGGCTCACCATTCCGTTTAACCATAGTTTATTATTTGAAACCCCTATTGATAAACGTTGGGAAGTGGCCCTTGGCACCTTAGGCATTTCACCAGAATTTTTAAGCTCCGAGGCAGGTCATGCCTAG
- a CDS encoding FeoA family protein produces the protein MQTPIHSTLLSECHNGQVCQIVSLSGSLELKMRLINLGFHTHSIVETILSRGQNIVISVDGSRFAIDKEIAEYIQVEPLA, from the coding sequence ATGCAGACACCAATACACTCTACTCTTCTAAGCGAATGCCACAATGGCCAAGTTTGCCAAATTGTCTCATTAAGTGGCAGTTTAGAACTCAAAATGCGTTTAATAAACCTAGGGTTTCATACCCACAGTATTGTTGAAACCATATTAAGCCGAGGGCAAAACATCGTTATTAGTGTTGACGGTAGTCGTTTTGCCATTGATAAAGAAATAGCCGAATACATTCAAGTAGAACCTCTAGCATGA
- the proC gene encoding pyrroline-5-carboxylate reductase, with translation MAQSLIGGLIASGYDKQNIIATDPTQESRNAVTEKFGIKCFGDNAEAVNKADIVVLAVKPQILESVCQTILDSVKSKKPLIISIAAGIRSKDINRWLGGNVAIVRTMPNTPALIQTGATGLFANEIVSQDQQSQAEHILRAAGITVWVDNEEKLDAVTALSGSGPAYYFLFMEAMEQAGQQLGLDEKTAHLLTLQTALGAAKMALESHQDFASLRQNVTSPNGTTEKAVQSFQADGLPEIINKAMKAAQNRAVELADELGGKA, from the coding sequence ATGGCCCAAAGCCTTATTGGCGGACTTATTGCCAGCGGCTATGACAAACAAAATATTATCGCGACCGATCCAACTCAAGAAAGCCGAAACGCTGTCACAGAAAAATTTGGAATTAAATGCTTTGGCGATAACGCTGAGGCGGTAAACAAAGCTGATATTGTGGTTTTAGCCGTCAAGCCACAAATATTAGAATCTGTTTGCCAAACAATCCTAGATTCAGTCAAAAGCAAAAAACCGTTAATCATTTCAATTGCTGCGGGAATCCGCTCAAAAGATATTAACCGCTGGTTAGGTGGTAATGTGGCAATTGTTAGAACCATGCCAAACACGCCGGCATTAATACAAACTGGTGCAACAGGTTTATTTGCCAATGAGATTGTTAGCCAAGATCAACAAAGCCAGGCAGAACATATTTTACGTGCTGCTGGTATTACCGTTTGGGTCGATAACGAGGAAAAACTGGATGCGGTTACGGCACTTTCCGGAAGTGGCCCTGCCTACTATTTTCTGTTTATGGAAGCCATGGAACAAGCTGGTCAACAGTTAGGGCTAGATGAAAAAACGGCACACCTTCTTACCTTACAAACCGCTTTAGGTGCTGCCAAAATGGCATTAGAGAGCCATCAAGACTTTGCTTCTTTGCGTCAAAACGTTACCTCACCAAACGGAACAACTGAAAAAGCGGTTCAAAGTTTTCAGGCAGACGGTTTACCAGAAATTATAAACAAAGCTATGAAAGCAGCACAAAACAGAGCGGTTGAATTAGCCGATGAACTTGGAGGAAAAGCGTAA
- a CDS encoding YggT family protein: MEFASPIGQGGLFLLQFITGLVIFVLMLRFLLRATYADWHHPIVKFIAKVTNPLCAPFNKILPAKGRWDWSAILTAVVIQSLFVVLIGYLSARSFSVPFILLASTTEIANQLLDMMFWLIIIQAVLSWVSPGYNPNTAIFDQLTQPILAPFRRFVPAMGGIDITPIVAILAIKLFQIVILGSLTQVAQQMIG; the protein is encoded by the coding sequence ATGGAATTTGCTTCACCCATAGGACAAGGCGGCCTATTTCTTCTTCAATTTATTACTGGGCTTGTTATTTTTGTTTTAATGTTACGCTTTTTACTGCGTGCAACCTATGCAGATTGGCATCACCCCATTGTTAAATTCATTGCTAAAGTCACTAACCCGCTATGTGCTCCGTTCAATAAAATATTGCCTGCAAAAGGACGTTGGGATTGGTCAGCCATTTTAACCGCGGTGGTCATTCAATCCTTATTTGTTGTGTTGATAGGTTATCTATCGGCTCGCAGTTTTAGCGTGCCATTTATTCTGTTAGCCTCAACTACTGAAATTGCAAACCAACTATTAGATATGATGTTTTGGTTAATTATCATTCAAGCGGTCTTGAGCTGGGTATCACCAGGTTATAATCCAAATACTGCGATTTTTGACCAACTCACACAGCCGATTTTAGCTCCGTTCAGACGTTTTGTACCAGCTATGGGTGGGATAGACATCACACCTATTGTTGCTATTTTGGCGATTAAACTTTTTCAAATTGTGATTTTGGGTTCTCTTACTCAAGTCGCCCAACAAATGATAGGTTAG
- the ppk2 gene encoding polyphosphate kinase 2 has product MPVLSKEVRVKKVKSSESNYPYTDKINRKEYEEIKRSLQIELLKLQKWVKENDERIVLLFEGRDAAGKGGTIKRIMEHLNPRGARVVALDKPSDIEKGQWYFQRYIENMPTAGEMVLFDRSWYNRSGVERVMGFCKPQEYTLFMHQAPEFERMLVADGVRIIKFWFSVGRKEQLRRFNARKTDPLKQWKLSPMDLASLDRWDDYTRAKEDMFFYTNTNHAPWTVVKSNDKKRARLEAMRHVLSQIPYKGKDEKVVGVPDPLIVSSGEDIFQYD; this is encoded by the coding sequence ATCCCCGTTTTAAGTAAGGAGGTTAGGGTGAAGAAAGTAAAGTCTAGTGAGAGTAATTATCCATATACAGATAAGATTAATCGTAAAGAGTATGAAGAAATCAAACGTTCTCTACAAATAGAACTGCTTAAGTTACAAAAGTGGGTTAAAGAGAATGATGAGCGTATTGTGTTGTTGTTTGAAGGACGTGATGCGGCAGGTAAAGGTGGCACAATCAAACGCATTATGGAACATCTTAACCCACGTGGCGCACGTGTTGTGGCGTTGGATAAACCAAGCGATATTGAAAAAGGGCAGTGGTATTTTCAACGTTATATAGAAAATATGCCTACCGCTGGTGAGATGGTTTTATTTGACCGTTCTTGGTACAACCGTTCTGGTGTAGAGCGAGTAATGGGATTTTGTAAACCACAAGAGTACACCTTATTTATGCACCAAGCTCCAGAGTTTGAACGTATGTTGGTTGCTGATGGTGTTCGCATTATTAAGTTCTGGTTCTCGGTAGGACGTAAAGAACAATTAAGACGTTTTAATGCCCGTAAAACTGACCCGTTAAAGCAGTGGAAGCTAAGCCCGATGGATTTAGCCTCGCTTGATCGCTGGGACGATTACACTAGAGCCAAAGAAGATATGTTTTTCTATACTAATACGAATCATGCACCTTGGACAGTGGTTAAATCAAATGATAAAAAACGTGCCCGTTTAGAAGCCATGCGTCATGTTTTGAGTCAGATTCCTTATAAAGGTAAAGATGAAAAAGTGGTTGGAGTACCTGACCCATTAATTGTCAGTTCTGGCGAAGATATTTTTCAGTACGACTAA
- a CDS encoding FAD:protein FMN transferase translates to MSFLSLLKTRFLSSLKPYSYIIALILPFTLLSGCQSEELPATKGSLVVFGTFVEIIVYDKDIASAQKAITQVEDKFRVMHKEWHAWEKGGIVSKIDQAIKEQKPIKVAQSVKDFIVKSQQLSQESQGLFDPGIGSLIGLWGFHSEEWKGPPPSEQKIKDWLKSKPSIADISFKGDVLTSSNKDVRLDFGGNAKGLAIDIALDTLEKAGVKNALVSIGGDMKVIGNKNHQAWSIGIESPTNPKTAIAQIALNSGESIVTSGTYQRYFDWKGQRYSHILDPNTGYPAESFSSVTVIHPDAITADSAATALLIAGPNNWLKIAKSMGVTQAFCIDQSGKIYQTPSMAKRIKLLQ, encoded by the coding sequence ATGTCTTTCTTATCACTTTTAAAAACTCGGTTTTTATCATCTTTAAAGCCTTACTCATATATCATCGCTCTTATTCTTCCTTTTACCCTATTAAGCGGTTGTCAGTCTGAAGAGTTACCTGCCACCAAAGGCTCTTTAGTCGTATTTGGTACCTTTGTAGAAATTATTGTGTATGACAAAGATATTGCCAGTGCACAAAAAGCCATTACCCAAGTTGAAGATAAATTTAGAGTCATGCATAAAGAGTGGCATGCATGGGAAAAAGGCGGCATAGTCAGCAAAATTGACCAAGCTATTAAAGAACAAAAGCCCATTAAAGTCGCCCAATCTGTCAAAGATTTTATTGTTAAATCTCAACAGCTCAGCCAAGAGAGTCAGGGGTTATTTGACCCAGGAATTGGAAGTCTTATTGGTCTATGGGGCTTTCATTCAGAAGAATGGAAAGGCCCACCCCCTAGTGAACAAAAAATTAAAGACTGGTTAAAAAGCAAACCTAGCATTGCCGATATCTCTTTTAAAGGTGATGTATTAACCAGTTCAAATAAAGACGTAAGACTCGATTTTGGTGGCAATGCCAAAGGCTTAGCTATTGATATTGCATTAGATACTTTAGAAAAAGCAGGGGTAAAAAATGCCCTAGTGAGTATTGGTGGAGATATGAAAGTGATTGGCAATAAAAATCACCAGGCCTGGTCTATTGGTATAGAAAGCCCAACTAATCCAAAAACAGCAATTGCTCAAATTGCATTAAATAGTGGTGAAAGCATTGTTACCTCTGGCACCTATCAGCGTTATTTTGATTGGAAAGGCCAACGTTACTCGCATATTTTAGATCCCAACACTGGCTATCCTGCTGAGAGTTTCTCATCGGTTACCGTAATTCATCCCGATGCGATTACTGCCGATTCAGCAGCCACGGCACTATTAATTGCAGGGCCTAATAATTGGCTAAAAATTGCCAAATCAATGGGTGTAACCCAAGCATTTTGCATTGACCAATCCGGCAAAATTTACCAAACCCCTAGCATGGCTAAACGCATTAAACTTTTGCAATAA
- a CDS encoding dihydroorotase, with protein sequence MRHIITNGRIIDPGQNIDKITNLYLSRGRVVAIGDELPDGFTADQEIDATGKWILPGLVDLQARLGEPGSYYAGSIESETKAAVAGGITSICCPPDTAPVNDSQAVTELIQRRARQAATAFVMPIGALTQGLEGERLSNSYSLKQAGCIALSQANQPIQNALTLKNALEYNVTIGLPIMLRCEDTLLKNKGIAHSGPVSSRLGLPEITPAAETAALARDLILVEESGVKAHFSQISCARSVELIAEAKKRGLPVTCDVAIHQLLLSEMDLLGFNSLFNVSPPLRSLQDQKALIAGVNSGVIDAIVSDHTPLGRDAKLLPFGESAPGISGFETLLALILKLVENKQLDLMTAIRCVTQAPAQIISCQTGSLLPGSSADICIVDPEAIWTLDTKTMVSEGKNTPFAGWEFVGQVVETFFQGRPVYRSSQA encoded by the coding sequence GTGAGACACATTATTACCAACGGGCGTATCATTGATCCAGGCCAAAATATTGACAAGATAACCAATCTTTATCTTTCTCGTGGTCGAGTTGTGGCAATTGGTGACGAACTACCTGATGGATTTACTGCAGATCAAGAAATTGATGCAACGGGCAAATGGATTTTACCAGGCCTGGTAGATTTGCAAGCACGCCTTGGTGAACCGGGAAGTTATTATGCAGGTAGTATTGAATCAGAAACTAAGGCCGCCGTTGCTGGCGGCATCACTAGCATTTGTTGCCCTCCAGACACCGCACCCGTTAATGATTCTCAAGCGGTTACCGAGCTAATTCAACGCCGTGCTAGACAAGCCGCCACTGCATTTGTTATGCCAATCGGTGCTCTTACCCAAGGGTTAGAGGGCGAACGATTAAGTAATTCATATTCATTAAAGCAAGCTGGCTGTATTGCATTAAGCCAAGCAAACCAACCTATTCAAAATGCATTAACCTTAAAAAATGCACTTGAATATAACGTCACCATTGGTTTACCCATTATGTTACGTTGCGAAGATACTCTGCTAAAAAACAAAGGGATTGCTCATAGCGGCCCGGTAAGTTCTCGTTTAGGTCTGCCTGAAATCACCCCCGCAGCAGAAACAGCGGCTCTAGCCAGAGACTTAATTTTAGTTGAAGAGTCAGGCGTAAAAGCCCACTTCTCACAAATTTCTTGTGCTCGCTCAGTTGAACTTATTGCCGAAGCTAAAAAACGTGGCTTACCAGTTACCTGTGATGTTGCAATTCACCAACTATTGCTCTCAGAAATGGATCTACTTGGTTTTAACAGCCTATTCAATGTCTCTCCACCGCTAAGAAGTTTACAAGATCAAAAAGCTTTAATTGCTGGGGTTAACTCTGGTGTGATTGATGCCATAGTAAGCGACCATACACCTTTAGGAAGAGATGCAAAATTACTGCCTTTTGGTGAAAGTGCTCCAGGTATTAGTGGCTTTGAGACTCTTCTAGCGCTTATTTTGAAATTGGTAGAAAATAAACAGCTCGATCTTATGACCGCAATACGTTGCGTGACTCAAGCCCCTGCTCAAATCATTAGCTGCCAAACTGGATCTTTACTACCAGGTAGTTCAGCAGACATTTGTATTGTTGATCCAGAAGCAATTTGGACCTTAGACACCAAAACGATGGTTAGTGAAGGTAAAAATACACCGTTTGCAGGTTGGGAATTTGTAGGACAAGTTGTAGAAACTTTCTTTCAAGGCCGCCCTGTTTACCGTAGCAGTCAAGCTTAA
- a CDS encoding YggS family pyridoxal phosphate-dependent enzyme — protein MTETIEKRYQNVKNRIDQACKIANRSTESVQLLAVSKTKPIEDIQTLSKIGQKAFGENYLQESLAKIEICPDLEWHFIGPIQSNKTKPIAEHFQWVHSVDRLKIAQRLSQQRPADLPKLNILLEVNISNEASKAGFTVDEVLELAPQIADLPNLQLRGLMAIPQIAETAEQQRIPFAKMRELLAQIQQAHPNWQFDTLSMGMSGDLEAAILEGATIVRIGTDIFGARNYTN, from the coding sequence ATGACTGAGACTATTGAAAAGCGTTACCAAAATGTTAAAAACAGAATTGACCAGGCCTGTAAAATAGCAAATCGTTCTACTGAATCCGTTCAACTTTTGGCGGTAAGTAAAACCAAACCCATTGAAGATATTCAAACTCTTTCTAAAATTGGTCAAAAGGCTTTTGGTGAAAATTATTTGCAGGAATCCTTAGCCAAAATTGAGATTTGTCCTGATTTAGAGTGGCATTTTATTGGCCCCATTCAATCCAATAAAACCAAACCCATTGCCGAACATTTCCAGTGGGTACATAGTGTTGATCGTTTAAAAATTGCTCAACGACTCAGCCAACAACGTCCTGCTGATTTACCTAAATTAAATATTTTGCTTGAGGTCAATATCAGTAATGAAGCTTCTAAGGCAGGATTTACGGTTGATGAGGTTTTAGAACTAGCTCCACAGATTGCTGATTTACCCAATTTGCAATTACGCGGTTTAATGGCGATTCCGCAAATTGCAGAAACAGCAGAACAACAAAGAATCCCTTTTGCAAAAATGCGTGAATTGCTTGCACAAATTCAACAAGCACATCCTAATTGGCAGTTTGATACTTTATCGATGGGAATGTCTGGTGATTTGGAAGCGGCTATTCTTGAAGGAGCCACCATAGTAAGAATTGGTACCGATATTTTTGGTGCCCGTAATTATACAAATTAA
- the metW gene encoding methionine biosynthesis protein MetW, with product MSPEFKLISDWITPNSRVLDLGCGDGQLLKHLIDTYSITGYGMELDSQKNIQAIQKGINVIQSDLNNHDICEYFDEDSFDFVIMTQALQVVSRPDELLDDMLAVGKQCIITFPNFGHWRMRLQLLLNGRMPETDTLPYHWYDTPNIHMCTFNDFEDLCEAKGLEVVARTVVNAEHQSSFGMRIAPNWLGEVALYKVQKKSQ from the coding sequence ATTTCTCCTGAATTTAAACTAATTTCTGACTGGATTACCCCTAACAGCCGTGTATTAGATTTAGGCTGTGGTGACGGCCAACTACTCAAACACCTTATTGATACCTACTCAATTACTGGTTATGGAATGGAGCTAGACTCGCAGAAGAATATTCAAGCGATTCAAAAAGGCATTAATGTGATTCAAAGTGATTTAAATAATCACGATATTTGTGAATACTTTGATGAAGATTCGTTTGATTTTGTGATTATGACTCAAGCTTTACAAGTAGTTAGTCGACCTGATGAACTGTTGGATGATATGTTAGCGGTTGGTAAACAGTGCATTATCACCTTCCCTAACTTTGGTCATTGGCGTATGCGTTTACAGCTACTGCTTAATGGCCGCATGCCAGAAACCGATACCCTGCCCTATCACTGGTACGACACCCCCAATATTCATATGTGTACCTTTAATGACTTTGAAGATCTCTGCGAAGCTAAGGGCTTGGAAGTTGTGGCCAGAACAGTAGTAAACGCAGAACACCAAAGTTCTTTTGGTATGCGTATTGCACCTAACTGGCTTGGTGAGGTTGCCTTGTACAAAGTGCAAAAGAAAAGCCAATAA
- a CDS encoding aspartate carbamoyltransferase catalytic subunit — MSAKLAGPNIQLNELGKLKHFLTLEGLKAHHLTEILDTAESFINPITNEIKKVPLLRGKSIMNLFFEPSTRTRTTFEIAERRLSADVESLDIQTSATKKGESLLDTLWNLQAMQADMFVIRHSESGAAHFFSQHVAPHVHVMNAGDGQHAHPTQAMLDMYTIRKHKGDIYDLTVAIIGDVLHSRVVRSQIQALSILEAREIRVIGPKTLMPESPEAMGVHVYHDMEEGLKDVDVVIMVRLQNERMTSALIPSEKEFFKLYGLTEKRLALAKPDAIVMHPGPINRGVEIDSAVADGPQSVILEQVTYGIAVRMAVMSILMSNAAQLAQYKLEQEQQASLDLDSPIDLDGSIDLDGSTSKANNTEDTL; from the coding sequence ATGAGTGCGAAATTAGCTGGCCCCAATATTCAGCTAAATGAACTGGGCAAACTCAAACACTTTTTAACTCTTGAAGGATTAAAGGCTCACCACCTTACCGAGATTTTGGATACTGCAGAATCCTTCATTAATCCGATTACCAATGAGATTAAAAAAGTGCCTTTGTTGCGTGGTAAAAGCATTATGAACTTGTTTTTTGAGCCAAGCACTCGTACTCGTACTACCTTTGAAATTGCCGAGAGACGATTATCAGCAGATGTAGAAAGCTTAGATATTCAAACTTCCGCCACCAAAAAAGGCGAGTCACTATTAGATACGCTTTGGAACCTACAAGCCATGCAGGCCGACATGTTTGTTATTCGTCACTCAGAAAGTGGTGCCGCACACTTTTTCTCGCAACATGTTGCTCCACATGTACACGTGATGAATGCTGGCGATGGCCAACATGCGCACCCAACCCAAGCCATGTTGGATATGTACACCATTCGCAAACATAAAGGCGATATTTACGATTTAACCGTAGCCATTATTGGTGATGTTTTACACTCACGCGTAGTCCGTTCACAGATTCAAGCATTGAGTATTTTAGAAGCTCGCGAAATCCGCGTGATTGGTCCTAAAACTCTAATGCCAGAATCGCCAGAAGCGATGGGCGTGCATGTCTATCACGATATGGAAGAAGGTTTAAAAGATGTGGATGTAGTGATTATGGTTCGCCTGCAAAACGAGCGCATGACCAGTGCCTTAATTCCAAGTGAAAAGGAGTTTTTTAAACTCTATGGCCTTACTGAAAAACGCTTAGCCCTCGCTAAGCCTGATGCCATTGTTATGCATCCTGGCCCCATTAACCGAGGCGTAGAAATCGACTCTGCGGTAGCCGATGGTCCACAATCCGTGATCTTAGAACAGGTAACCTATGGTATTGCCGTTCGTATGGCAGTCATGTCAATTTTAATGAGCAATGCCGCTCAGCTTGCACAATATAAATTAGAGCAAGAACAACAAGCCTCATTAGATTTAGATAGCCCAATAGACTTGGATGGTTCAATAGACTTAGATGGTTCAACCTCAAAAGCTAACAACACGGAGGATACGCTGTGA
- the metX gene encoding homoserine O-succinyltransferase MetX, with protein sequence MSQKLGVITPQLLQIESPLTLASGAVLPRYDLVYETYGELNATASNAILVCHALSGDHHVAGEDADGKVGWWDGYIGPGKPIDTNHFFVVCSNNLGGCRGSTGPTSLNPETGKVYGPDFPMMTCRDWVNSQNELRKHLGIDQWAALLGGSMGGMQVLQWSIDYPDKLRHALVIAAAPKLSAQNIAFNEVARRAIMSDPEFHDGRYIEKNTIPKQGLSLARMLGHLTYLSDDMMGSKFGRELREEKYQYNYEVEFQVESYLRYQGEKFATKQNFDANTYLLMTKALDYFDPAADYDHDLSKTLAKATAKFLVVSFTSDWRFSPERSHEIVKALLDNDADVSYAEVESQHGHDAFLLPNDHYEGVFNAYMQRVINDVKLANQQGELS encoded by the coding sequence ATGAGTCAAAAATTAGGAGTAATTACTCCACAATTGCTACAAATTGAAAGCCCACTTACCTTAGCCAGTGGTGCCGTATTACCGCGTTATGACTTAGTTTATGAAACTTATGGTGAACTTAATGCTACCGCTTCTAATGCCATTTTAGTATGCCATGCATTAAGTGGAGACCATCATGTAGCAGGTGAAGATGCCGATGGTAAAGTGGGCTGGTGGGATGGTTATATTGGGCCAGGTAAACCGATAGATACTAATCATTTTTTTGTTGTCTGTTCTAATAACCTTGGTGGCTGTAGAGGAAGTACTGGCCCAACAAGCCTAAATCCAGAGACGGGTAAAGTGTATGGTCCAGACTTTCCAATGATGACATGTCGGGACTGGGTAAATAGTCAAAATGAACTACGTAAACATTTAGGTATTGATCAATGGGCTGCTTTACTTGGTGGTTCAATGGGTGGTATGCAGGTTTTACAGTGGTCGATTGATTATCCTGACAAACTTCGTCATGCATTAGTGATTGCCGCAGCTCCAAAACTTTCGGCACAAAATATCGCCTTTAATGAAGTTGCCAGGCGAGCGATTATGTCTGACCCGGAGTTTCACGATGGACGCTATATTGAAAAAAACACCATTCCTAAACAAGGTCTATCCTTAGCCCGAATGTTAGGACATTTAACATATTTATCTGATGACATGATGGGCTCTAAATTTGGTCGTGAACTGCGTGAAGAAAAATACCAATACAATTACGAAGTTGAATTTCAGGTAGAGAGTTATCTTCGTTATCAAGGTGAAAAATTTGCCACAAAACAGAACTTTGATGCTAATACCTATTTACTCATGACAAAAGCACTAGATTACTTTGATCCGGCGGCAGATTATGATCACGATCTCAGTAAAACCCTTGCTAAAGCGACCGCTAAATTCTTAGTTGTTTCTTTTACCTCCGACTGGCGTTTTTCACCAGAACGTTCACATGAGATTGTAAAAGCACTACTAGATAACGATGCAGACGTGAGTTATGCAGAAGTAGAATCTCAACATGGTCATGATGCATTTTTATTGCCAAATGATCATTATGAGGGGGTTTTTAATGCCTATATGCAAAGAGTGATTAATGATGTGAAGTTAGCGAACCAACAAGGAGAGTTGTCATGA